In Zingiber officinale cultivar Zhangliang chromosome 8B, Zo_v1.1, whole genome shotgun sequence, a single genomic region encodes these proteins:
- the LOC122017936 gene encoding endoglucanase 11-like, with protein MNYRWRIRAVVLLFLLVTASAFDYKDALSKSLLYFEAQRSGRLPYNQRVTWRSHSGLIDGLQQGVDLVGGYYDAGDHVKFGLPMAFTITLLSWSVMEYGEQIAAAGEYGHALEAIKWGTDYFIKAHAEREVLWVEVGDGDTDHYCWQRSEDMTTSRKAYKIDSEHPGSDVAGETAAAMAAAAVVFRRENPRYAEILLRHARELFEFADGRRGRYDGSVREARRYYPSWSGFEDELLWAALWMHKATGREEYVDYVVEKAEEFGGTGWAMTEFSWDVKFAGVQILASKLLVEGNLSKKQRGVLEQYRSKAEHYICSCLNKNNGSNVHRTPGGMLFVREWNNMQYVANAAFLLSVYSDHLSKAGQQLHCPNGILTIDDLRGEAKAQVDYLLGSNPLGISYLVGYGPKYPTKVHHRGASIVSYKRSKGFIGCMQGYYNWYARPDPNPNIIIGALVGGPDSKDRFKDDRMNYMQTEACTYNTAPLVGVFAKLHQHIQEVSNSTTTFSS; from the exons ATGAACTATAGATGGCGGATTAGAGCGGTTGTCTTGTTGTTCCTGTTGGTTACGGCATCCGCCTTTGACTACAAGGACGCCCTGTCGAAGAGCCTGCTCTACTTCGAGGCACAGCGCTCCGGCCGCCTCCCTTACAACCAGCGCGTCACCTGGCGGAGCCATTCCGGCCTCATCGACGGGCTCCAGCAAGGA GTGGATCTCGTGGGTGGATACTACGACGCCGGAGACCACGTCAAATTCGGGCTGCCGATGGCTTTCACGATTACTCTGCTTTCCTGGAGCGTGATGGAATACGGCGAGCAGATAGCCGCCGCCGGCGAGTACGGCCACGCGCTGGAAGCCATCAAATGGGGCACGGACTACTTCATCAAGGCCCACGCGGAGCGCGAGGTCCTATGGGTCGAGGTCGGAGACGGAGACACCGACCACTACTGCTGGCAGAGGTCAGAGGACATGACCACGTCGCGGAAGGCGTACAAGATCGACTCGGAGCACCCGGGGTCGGACGTCGCCGGCGAGACCGCCGCGGCCATGGCCGCTGCAGCGGTGGTGTTCCGGCGGGAGAATCCTCGGTACGCGGAGATCTTGCTGCGGCACGCGCGGGAGCTGTTCGAGTTCGCCGACGGGAGGCGGGGGAGGTACGACGGCAGCGTGAGGGAGGCGAGGAGGTACTACCCCTCGTGGAGCGGGTTCGAGGACGAGCTGCTGTGGGCTGCGCTGTGGATGCACAAGGCCACGGGGCGGGAGGAGTACGTGGACTACGTGGTCGAGAAGGCGGAGGAGTTCGGCGGAACAGGGTGGGCAATGACGGAGTTCAGCTGGGACGTCAAGTTCGCCGGCGTTCAGATCCTCGCTTCCAAG cttCTGGTAGAAGGCAACTTATCGAAGAAGCAAAGGGGAGTTCTTGAGCAATATCGATCCAAGGCTGAGCACTACATTTGCTCTTGTCTCAACAAGAACAACGGTAGCAATGTGCATCGCACGCCCGGTGGCATGCTCTTCGTTCGCGAATGGAACAACATGCAGTACGTCGCCAACGCCGCCTTCCTTCTCAGTGTCTACTCAGACCATCTGAGCAAGGCTGGCCAACAACTCCACTGCCCAAACGGGATCCTCACGATTGACGATCTCAGAGGGGAAGCCAAGGCTCAAGTCGATTACCTTCTGGGATCGAACCCGTTGGGGATCAGTTATCTCGTCGGTTACGGGCCCAAGTACCCGACCAAGGTTCATCATAGGGGAGCTTCGATCGTGTCCTACAAGAGGAGCAAAGGCTTCATCGGGTGCATGCAGGGTTACTATAATTGGTACGCGCGACCTGATCCGAACCCCAATATCATCATCGGGGCTCTAGTCGGCGGTCCTGATTCGAAAGACAGGTTCAAGGATGATCGAATGAACTATATGCAGACCGAGGCATGCACATACAACACCGCACCGCTAGTGGGCGTGTTTGCAAAGTTACACCAACATATACAAGAAGTTTCTAACTCAACAACCACCTTCTCTAGTTAG
- the LOC122017938 gene encoding uncharacterized protein LOC122017938, whose translation MEHHHLISSEPRAGQEVKTAKGEGVGESVGSGEGCGVCAICLDKIALHEMALVKGCEHAYCVTCILRWATYNEIHTCPQCKHPFEFLNVHRSLDGSIQDYMFEESVCLLLRAHWFVSSSSIINTQDVEPQEESYNELEELLQTEVNQELDDIEQDESYYVSKASIPIGNRRWWDNGFTRTGRKEACPIARQYHDDAAEVGPSHGSKKEMPKDVTGRRAKRAMKREAANKAAVERHGSRPP comes from the exons ATGGAGCACCATCACCTGATCTCTTCCGAACCTCGCGCCGGTCAAGAG GTGAAGACTGCGAAGGGGGAAGGGGTAGGTGAGTCTGTCGGATCAGGGGAGGGCTGCGGCGTCTGCGCGATTTGCTTAGACAAGATTGCTCTGCACGAGATGGCGCTTGTAAAAGGTTGCGAGCACGCGTATTG TGTGACATGCATTTTGCGGTGGGCAACATACAATGAAATACATACTTGTCCTCAATGTAAGCATCCCTTTGAGTTTCTGAATGTTCATCGCTCGCTCGATGGCAG CATTCAGGATTACATGTTTGAGGAGAGTGTTTGTCTCCTCCTCAGAGCACATTGGTTTGTATCTTCGTCTTCGATTATAAATACTCAAGACGTAGAGCCGCAGGAAGAGAGTTACAATGAGCTAGAAGAACTTCTTCAAACTGAAGTCAACCAAGAACTCGATGATATTGAACAAGATGAAAGTTATTATGTCAGTAAGGCTAGTATTCCTATTGGAAACAGGAGATGGTGGGATAATGGATTTACAAGGACCGGAAGAAAAGAAGCCTGCCCTATTGCTCGTCAATATCATGACGATGCAGCTGAAGTCGGCCCATCTCATGGTTCGAAGAAGGAGATGCCTAAAGACGTCACAGGTAGAAGGGCAAAACGAGCAATGAAACGAGAGGCAGCCAATAAGGCCGCGGTAGAAAGGCATGGAAGCCGTCCTCCTTGA